The following proteins come from a genomic window of Ferrovibrio sp. MS7:
- a CDS encoding uracil-DNA glycosylase family protein, with translation MPKARSSFEALLAEIAACRVCAAELPLGPRPVVRLGPSARLLIIGQAPGTRVHETGIPWNDRSGDQLRAWLGLDRDTFYDTSRIAIMPMGFCYPGVLPQGGDAPPRPECAPLWHDRLRRHLPAIKLTLLVGSYAQARYLGTRQMTETVRDFATHLARGFFPLPHPSWRNTAWQKRQPWFGAEVLPALRRQLACLWAD, from the coding sequence TTGCCCAAAGCCCGGTCGTCCTTTGAGGCCCTGCTTGCCGAGATCGCGGCCTGCCGGGTCTGCGCCGCTGAGCTGCCGCTCGGGCCGCGCCCGGTGGTGCGCCTCGGGCCCAGCGCCCGGCTGCTGATCATCGGCCAGGCACCTGGCACCCGGGTGCATGAAACCGGCATTCCCTGGAATGACCGCTCCGGTGATCAGCTCCGCGCCTGGCTCGGCCTCGACCGGGATACCTTCTACGACACCAGCCGTATCGCCATCATGCCGATGGGCTTCTGCTATCCGGGAGTGCTGCCGCAGGGCGGCGATGCACCGCCCCGGCCGGAATGCGCCCCGCTCTGGCATGACCGGCTGCGCCGCCATCTGCCTGCGATCAAGCTCACCCTGCTGGTCGGCTCCTATGCCCAGGCGCGCTATCTCGGCACACGGCAGATGACCGAAACTGTGCGCGACTTTGCCACCCACCTGGCTCGGGGTTTCTTCCCGTTGCCGCATCCTTCCTGGCGGAATACCGCCTGGCAGAAACGCCAGCCCTGGTTCGGTGCCGAGGTGTTGCCGGCTTTGCGTCGGCAACTGGCCTGTCTCTGGGCCGATTGA